The genomic DNA TAAAGAAAAATGATGCCGAACTGGAAAATGACTATACTGATTTGGTTTGCAGCAAATGCAATGTGAACTTAGTCATCGGGCCTGTAAGTCTGGAATATCTGGGAAACGGCTTTCCCGTGGAACTGCCCAAATGTCCGAAATGCGGAATGGTTTTTATTCCCGAAGAGCTGGCTCTCGGTAAAATGCTGCATGTGGAAAAATCGTTAGAGGATAAATAAATGAATAATTTATATGAAGATGATATCTGGGATAGTTCCGTTCCTATGAGACCCGGAGGAATAGAGCTTACCAAAAGACTGCTGGATATCTCCGGTTTGAAAAGCGGTTTAATTATGGATTTTGGCTGCGGAGAAGGTCATACTGCCAAATATCTGGCCAGTAAAAAGTTTAGTGTTATCGGAACAGATAAATCCGAATTATTAATAAAAAGGGCCGTTTTAAGATGTCCGGAGGCTGATTTTTTTGTCTTGGAAAATATCGATAATCTGGAATTTCAAAATAAGCTTGACGGAATTATCAACGAATGTGTCATTGCATCTCTTGAAAATAAAACGGAAATTATTAATAAAATACACTCATTTCTGAAATGCGGAGGATTTTTTATTATTAATGACATAACAGCACTGGTGAAAAAAGCAACTGGCAATTTTTTTACTTTTAATGACTGGATAGAAACTTTGAATAAAGCCGGCTTTGAAATTATATATTATGAGGATAATACCAGTGCCCTGAAAGAATTCTACCTGAAAGCTTTATGGGAAAACCAAAGCTGCTGTATAGCAGATTGTATCCCGAAAGGTTATAAAGGAACAGAAACCGGCTATTTTTCAATAATAGCCAAAAAAATATAAGGAGAAAATTATATGGATGAGATAGACCTTATGATAGCTGATCTTGCCAATGAAAATAAAAACTGTACCCAGATAATGTATAAGCTTATGCAGGAAATTACACAGAAAGAAGATAATGAAGAGCTTACCAAGGTTTTATACTCACTGGGCGGAGGCGTACATTCGGGAAAAATGTGCGGTATTGTTACAGGAGGAGCCATAGCAATAAACCTTCTTGCTAAAGATGATTCCCCTGAAGAGCATCAAAAATTCAAAGAGATAATAAAAGAATTCGTGGAATGGTTTGAAAATACATACGGCTCTGTAGAATGTAAAATTCTTGATCCTGAGGAAAAAAGAGAGGTTTGTCCTGTAATGCTGAAAGAATCTTTCTTAAAAATATTATCTCTTTTAGAGGAAAATAATATTGATTTATATGAATAAATTTACAGTCAATACAATATCAGACTATAGATAAAATACTATACTAGCAGGGAGATCAAATGAAAAATAATATTATAGCAGCAACCAAAAGCTTATGTCCGGTATGTCTGAAAAAAATTTCAGCTGATTATACTGCCGAAGACGGAAAAGTGTATTTATTTAAAGAATGTGATTTACACGGCAGTTTCAAAACTCTTGTCTGGGATAATGAAGATCATTTCAGACAGTTTTATAAACCTGATTCAAGCAGGGATAAACCACTGAATGCTAAAAAAAGCGAAGCAGGCTGTCCTTTTGACTGCGGAATTTGTGAAAGCCACAGACAGGCAACATGCTGTGTTTTGCTGGAAGTAACCGACAGATGTAATCTAAACTGTCCTGTTTGTTTTGCAAAAGCAGGAAGTGAAGTTTCTTCTGATCCGTCGCTGGAAAAAATAAGCGAATGGTATGATATGCTTCTAAAATCAGGAGGACCATTTAATATTCAGCTTTCCGGCGGTGAACCTACAATGAGACATGATCTGGATGAGATAATAAAGCTCGGGAAAAGCAAGGGATTTGACTTTTTTCAGCTGAATACAAACGGAATAAGAATAGGCGAAGATATGGAGTATTTGAAAAAACTGGCTGATTCCGGCTTAAATACTGTATTTTTGCAGTTTGACGGTTTTTCTGACAATACTTTTGAATATCTCAGAGGAAAAAATATTCTGAATAAAAAATTAAAGGCTATAGAAAACTGTAAAAAATTAAATATCGGTGTAGTATTGGTTCCTACTTTGAAAAAAGGAATTAATGATCATGAAATCGGAGATATTATTAATTTTGCTGCGGATAATATGCCTCATATAAGAAGTGTCCATTTTCAGCCGATGAGTTTTTTCGGAAGATATGGAAAAGCTCCTGATAATGAAGATAGAATGACTATTTATAAAGTTTTGGAAGAAATAGAAAAACAGACAAACGGAAAAATGAAAATAAAGGATTTTGATTCTGGAAGTGCGGAGCATTCACTCTGTTCCTTTCACGGGGATTTTTTTAAAGAAAATGATGAAATCAAACCTGTTAAATTAAAGAGCAACAGCTGCTGCTCCAGCCAGTCTGCCAGAAAGTCCGTTGCCAGAAAATGGTCTATGATGAAATTTGACCCCGGCTCTGCTAAGGAAAAAAGCGGCTTTAACCTGCAGTCAATTGACAGCTTTCTTGATAAAGTCAATAATAACAAAATATCTATTTCAGGAATGGCATTTCAGGATGTCTGGAATCTTGACATAGACAGACTGCAAAAATGTTATATCCATACAGTAAGTCAGAACAGCGGGCTGATACCTTTTTGTGCTTATAATCTTACTTCCTTGTCAGGAGAAGGTCTGTACAGAAAAACCTTTGAACAGCAGGAGTGAAATATGAATAATGTGCTTAGCAGATATATTGCTGAAAATATAAACGGAGATATGAATTTATCTGAAAACGATATGATAAACTATAATATAAAAAAATTCAATGAAACAATTGAGCAGTCTAAAAAATCTGATTTTTATTCCAAAAAACTAAAGGATATCAAAAATATAAAATATCTCAAAGCTATAGAAAATATTCCTTTTACCAGCGAGGATGAGATCAGGGAAAATTATAAAAAAATGCTGTGTGTTTCAATTGGTGATGTAGAAAGAATAGTACACATCAATACCAGCGGAAGCACCGGAAAAAGCAAGACTATTTTTTTCTCAAAAAAAGATCTGGAGTATACAGTTAATTTTTTTCGTTACGGCTTATCTCAATTCTCGGAAAAAAATGATAAAATGCTTATTTTAATGCCCTTTAAAAATGAAAACAGTGTAGGTGACTTAGTAGCAAAGGCCGTTTGCCAATATGGCGTAAAGCCTTTAAAATATGGAATAGTTAAAAATTTTGATCATGCTCTGGAAAGTCTTAAGATTTCTGATTCCATAGTGGGTGATCCCGTTCAAATACAGGCTCTGGCCAGATATATGAAATTTCATAATATAAACATAAAATTAAAGGGGATTCTTACAAGCTCGGATTTTATTCTGAAAAAAACTGTACTTGAAATAGAGGATGCCTTTCAATGCAAGGTTTAT from Sebaldella termitidis ATCC 33386 includes the following:
- a CDS encoding DVU_1557 family redox protein yields the protein MQIKKNDAELENDYTDLVCSKCNVNLVIGPVSLEYLGNGFPVELPKCPKCGMVFIPEELALGKMLHVEKSLEDK
- a CDS encoding class I SAM-dependent methyltransferase; this encodes MNNLYEDDIWDSSVPMRPGGIELTKRLLDISGLKSGLIMDFGCGEGHTAKYLASKKFSVIGTDKSELLIKRAVLRCPEADFFVLENIDNLEFQNKLDGIINECVIASLENKTEIINKIHSFLKCGGFFIINDITALVKKATGNFFTFNDWIETLNKAGFEIIYYEDNTSALKEFYLKALWENQSCCIADCIPKGYKGTETGYFSIIAKKI
- a CDS encoding C-GCAxxG-C-C family protein, which translates into the protein MDEIDLMIADLANENKNCTQIMYKLMQEITQKEDNEELTKVLYSLGGGVHSGKMCGIVTGGAIAINLLAKDDSPEEHQKFKEIIKEFVEWFENTYGSVECKILDPEEKREVCPVMLKESFLKILSLLEENNIDLYE
- the trsS gene encoding radical SAM (seleno)protein TrsS, with amino-acid sequence MKNNIIAATKSLCPVCLKKISADYTAEDGKVYLFKECDLHGSFKTLVWDNEDHFRQFYKPDSSRDKPLNAKKSEAGCPFDCGICESHRQATCCVLLEVTDRCNLNCPVCFAKAGSEVSSDPSLEKISEWYDMLLKSGGPFNIQLSGGEPTMRHDLDEIIKLGKSKGFDFFQLNTNGIRIGEDMEYLKKLADSGLNTVFLQFDGFSDNTFEYLRGKNILNKKLKAIENCKKLNIGVVLVPTLKKGINDHEIGDIINFAADNMPHIRSVHFQPMSFFGRYGKAPDNEDRMTIYKVLEEIEKQTNGKMKIKDFDSGSAEHSLCSFHGDFFKENDEIKPVKLKSNSCCSSQSARKSVARKWSMMKFDPGSAKEKSGFNLQSIDSFLDKVNNNKISISGMAFQDVWNLDIDRLQKCYIHTVSQNSGLIPFCAYNLTSLSGEGLYRKTFEQQE
- a CDS encoding DVU_1553 family AMP-dependent CoA ligase, with the protein product MNNVLSRYIAENINGDMNLSENDMINYNIKKFNETIEQSKKSDFYSKKLKDIKNIKYLKAIENIPFTSEDEIRENYKKMLCVSIGDVERIVHINTSGSTGKSKTIFFSKKDLEYTVNFFRYGLSQFSEKNDKMLILMPFKNENSVGDLVAKAVCQYGVKPLKYGIVKNFDHALESLKISDSIVGDPVQIQALARYMKFHNINIKLKGILTSSDFILKKTVLEIEDAFQCKVYNHYGLTETAYGGAVECDCHSGMHPRENDIYLEIIDPFTGKIVKDGDFGEIVITTFNREAMPLIRYKTGDRGRFLKKRCACSMNLKCLDYISGRIKREKDRFNIYKMDELIFADKTVLDYKFEASADSADISLITFSPESINKNDIEKIIRQNFITDNLNINIKTFLPDKINYSEFHNGKRKIHNI